The Cronobacter sakazakii genome has a window encoding:
- the moaC gene encoding cyclic pyranopterin monophosphate synthase MoaC — protein sequence MSQLTHINAAGEAHMVDVSGKAETVREARAEAFVEMRPETLSMIVSGSHHKGDVFATARIAGIQAAKRTWELIPLCHPLLLSKVEVQLFADEARSRVRIESLCRLTGKTGVEMEALTAASVAALTIYDMCKAVQKDMVIGPVRLLAKSGGKSGDFQVDAHD from the coding sequence ATGTCGCAACTGACCCACATCAACGCCGCGGGCGAAGCCCATATGGTGGATGTCTCCGGTAAAGCGGAGACGGTGCGCGAGGCGCGCGCCGAAGCGTTTGTTGAAATGCGCCCCGAGACGCTGTCGATGATCGTAAGCGGCAGCCATCATAAAGGCGACGTGTTCGCCACGGCGCGCATCGCCGGTATTCAGGCCGCCAAACGCACCTGGGAGCTGATCCCGCTCTGTCATCCGCTGCTGCTGAGCAAAGTCGAAGTGCAGCTTTTCGCCGACGAAGCGCGAAGCCGCGTGCGGATTGAATCGCTGTGCCGTCTCACCGGTAAAACCGGCGTCGAGATGGAAGCGCTCACGGCGGCGTCGGTGGCAGCGCTCACGATTTACGACATGTGCAAAGCGGTGCAGAAAGATATGGTCATTGGCCCGGTGCGGCTGCTTGCGAAGAGCGGCGGCAAGTCGGGCGATTTTCAGGTGGATGCTCATGATTAA
- a CDS encoding ABC transporter permease: MMKLRRVRALCVKETRQILRDPSSWLIAVVIPLLLLFIFGYGINLDSSRLHVGVLLEQRSEEALDFTHTITASPFIAPTVSDNRQHLISLMQAGKIRGLVVIPVDFAARMARPGDSAPIQVITDGSEPNTANFVRGYMEGIWQLWQAERAEDRGETFEPLIDVQLRYWFNPAAISQHFIIPGAVTIIMTVIGAILTSLVVAREWERGTMEALLSTEVTRGELLLCKLIPYYFLGMLAMLLCMLVSVFILGVPYRGSLLALFFISSLFLLSTLGMGLLISTLTRNQFNAAQVALNAAFLPSVMLSGFIFQIDSMPAVIRAVTYIIPARYFVSTLQSLFLAGTLPGVLLVNVLFLLASAVMFIGLTWVNTRRRLD; the protein is encoded by the coding sequence ATGATGAAACTGCGGCGCGTGCGCGCGCTGTGCGTGAAAGAGACGCGTCAGATCCTGCGCGACCCGAGTAGCTGGCTTATCGCGGTGGTCATTCCCCTGCTGCTGCTGTTTATTTTTGGCTACGGCATTAATCTCGACTCCAGCCGCCTGCATGTCGGCGTCCTGCTGGAGCAGCGCAGCGAAGAAGCGCTCGACTTCACGCACACCATTACTGCCTCGCCGTTTATCGCCCCGACGGTCAGCGACAACCGCCAGCACCTGATTTCGCTGATGCAGGCCGGGAAAATCCGAGGGCTGGTGGTTATTCCAGTGGATTTCGCGGCGCGGATGGCGCGCCCCGGCGACAGCGCGCCGATTCAGGTGATCACCGACGGCAGCGAACCCAACACCGCCAACTTTGTGCGCGGCTATATGGAGGGCATCTGGCAGCTCTGGCAGGCCGAGCGCGCGGAGGATCGCGGCGAGACGTTCGAGCCGCTTATTGATGTGCAGCTCCGCTACTGGTTTAACCCGGCGGCGATAAGCCAGCACTTTATTATTCCCGGCGCGGTGACAATCATCATGACGGTTATCGGCGCGATCCTGACCTCACTGGTGGTCGCCCGCGAATGGGAGCGCGGCACCATGGAGGCGCTGCTCTCAACCGAAGTCACGCGCGGCGAACTGCTGCTCTGCAAGCTCATTCCCTACTATTTCCTCGGCATGCTGGCGATGCTGCTCTGTATGCTGGTGTCGGTGTTTATTCTCGGCGTGCCGTATCGCGGCTCGCTGCTGGCGCTCTTTTTTATCTCCAGCCTCTTTCTGCTAAGCACGCTCGGCATGGGGCTGCTTATCTCAACGCTCACCCGCAACCAGTTTAACGCCGCCCAGGTCGCGCTGAACGCGGCGTTTCTGCCCTCGGTCATGCTTTCCGGGTTTATTTTCCAGATAGACAGTATGCCCGCCGTTATTCGCGCGGTGACGTATATTATTCCGGCGCGCTATTTCGTCAGTACGCTGCAAAGCCTGTTTCTCGCGGGCACGCTGCCGGGCGTGCTGCTGGTCAACGTGCTGTTTCTGCTGGCTTCCGCCGTGATGTTTATCGGGCTGACGTGGGTGAATACCCGACGCCGCCTCGATTAA
- the moaD gene encoding molybdopterin synthase sulfur carrier subunit, with product MINVLFFAQVRELIGVDAERVAAEFATVEALREHFAARGGRYALALESGKLLAAVNQTLVPFDHPIADGDEVAFFPPVTGG from the coding sequence ATGATTAACGTGCTTTTCTTTGCGCAGGTGCGCGAGCTTATCGGCGTGGACGCCGAACGGGTAGCGGCGGAGTTTGCGACCGTTGAGGCGCTGCGTGAACATTTTGCAGCGCGTGGTGGCCGTTACGCGCTGGCGCTGGAGTCGGGCAAGCTGCTGGCGGCGGTTAACCAGACGCTGGTGCCGTTTGACCATCCGATCGCCGATGGCGATGAAGTGGCCTTTTTCCCGCCGGTGACCGGAGGCTGA
- the moaE gene encoding molybdopterin synthase catalytic subunit MoaE yields the protein MSETRIRVGHENFSVGDEYQWLAQCDEDGAVVTFTGKVRNHNLGDTVSALTLEHYPGMTEKALAEIVAEARERWPLQRVSVIHRVGELWPGDEIVFVGVTGAHRSQAFDAAQFIMDYLKTRAPFWKREATPEGDRWVEARDSDQAAAKRW from the coding sequence ATGAGTGAAACCCGCATCCGCGTCGGCCATGAAAATTTCAGCGTCGGCGATGAGTACCAGTGGCTGGCGCAGTGTGATGAAGACGGCGCGGTCGTCACCTTTACCGGCAAAGTGCGCAACCATAATCTCGGCGATACCGTAAGCGCGCTGACGCTTGAGCACTATCCGGGCATGACGGAAAAAGCGCTGGCGGAGATCGTCGCCGAGGCGCGTGAACGCTGGCCGCTGCAACGCGTGTCAGTTATCCACCGCGTGGGCGAGCTGTGGCCGGGCGATGAAATCGTTTTTGTCGGCGTGACCGGAGCGCACCGCAGCCAGGCGTTTGACGCGGCGCAGTTTATTATGGATTACCTGAAAACCCGCGCGCCGTTCTGGAAGCGCGAGGCCACGCCGGAAGGCGACCGCTGGGTGGAAGCGCGCGACAGCGATCAGGCGGCGGCGAAGCGCTGGTAA
- the clsB gene encoding cardiolipin synthase ClsB, translated as MKTTWRDGNHIELLENGDEFYPAVFDAIDKARSKVILETFIWFDDNVGRQLHDVILNAARRGVSIEVLLDGYGSPDLSDEFVGTLTSAGVMFRYYDPRPRTMGMRTNVFRRMHRKIVVIDGEVAFVGGINYSAEHMSDYGPEAKQDYAVRVEGPVVQDIYHFVLSNLGEERVSRWWQRHYQQAVENTTPGEAQALFVWRDNNDHRDDIERHYLKMLANAKKEVIIANAYFFPGYRLLHAMRNAARRGVKVKLIVQGEPDMPIVKVGARLLYNYLVKGGVEVYEYLRRPLHGKVALMDDHWATVGSSNLDPLSLSLNLEANLIIHDTQFNQTLRDNLTRLIREDCKQVDESMMPKRTWWNLAKSVIVFHFLRHFPAMVGWLPAHTPKLAQVPPPVQPEIETQDRVETENPGVKP; from the coding sequence ATGAAAACGACCTGGCGTGACGGAAACCATATTGAGCTGTTAGAGAACGGCGACGAGTTTTATCCCGCCGTGTTTGACGCCATCGATAAGGCGCGCAGTAAAGTCATTCTCGAAACTTTTATCTGGTTCGACGATAACGTGGGCCGCCAGTTGCATGACGTCATCCTGAATGCCGCCCGGCGCGGCGTCAGCATTGAAGTGCTGCTGGACGGCTACGGCTCGCCCGATCTCAGTGACGAGTTTGTCGGCACGCTGACCTCGGCGGGCGTAATGTTCCGTTATTACGATCCGCGCCCGCGCACGATGGGCATGCGCACCAATGTGTTCCGCCGTATGCATCGTAAAATCGTGGTGATTGATGGCGAAGTGGCGTTTGTCGGCGGCATTAACTACTCCGCCGAGCATATGAGCGATTACGGCCCGGAGGCGAAACAGGATTACGCGGTGCGCGTCGAAGGGCCAGTGGTGCAGGATATCTACCATTTTGTGCTCAGCAATCTTGGCGAAGAGCGCGTCAGCCGCTGGTGGCAGCGTCACTATCAGCAGGCGGTGGAGAACACCACGCCGGGCGAGGCGCAGGCGCTGTTTGTGTGGCGTGACAATAACGATCACCGCGACGATATCGAACGGCATTACCTCAAGATGCTGGCGAACGCCAAAAAAGAGGTGATTATCGCCAACGCCTATTTCTTCCCTGGTTACCGCCTGCTGCACGCGATGCGCAACGCCGCCCGCCGCGGCGTGAAAGTGAAGCTGATTGTGCAGGGTGAGCCGGATATGCCTATCGTTAAGGTAGGGGCGCGCCTGCTTTATAACTATCTGGTGAAGGGCGGCGTCGAAGTCTACGAGTATCTGCGCCGTCCGCTGCATGGCAAGGTGGCGCTGATGGACGATCACTGGGCGACGGTGGGCTCCAGCAACCTCGACCCGCTGAGCCTGTCGCTCAATCTGGAGGCGAATCTGATTATTCACGACACGCAGTTTAACCAGACCCTGCGCGATAACCTGACGCGTCTGATCCGCGAAGACTGTAAACAGGTGGATGAGAGCATGATGCCAAAGCGCACCTGGTGGAATCTTGCCAAGAGCGTCATCGTGTTCCACTTCCTGCGCCACTTCCCGGCGATGGTGGGCTGGCTGCCCGCGCATACGCCGAAGCTCGCGCAGGTGCCGCCGCCGGTACAACCTGAAATCGAAACCCAGGACCGGGTGGAGACTGAAAATCCGGGAGTGAAACCGTAA
- a CDS encoding YbhQ family protein, whose protein sequence is MKWQQYIRVVTGLSCWQIMLHLAVVALLVMGWMSGSLVKVGLVLCALYALTVVLMLAFQRHHDGLWREVGDFLEELTTTWYFGAALIALWLLSRVLHNNLLLALAGVVILAGPALLSLLAKERKRDSANFSSKHGIRR, encoded by the coding sequence ATGAAGTGGCAACAATATATTCGCGTGGTGACGGGCCTGAGCTGCTGGCAGATTATGCTGCATCTGGCGGTTGTGGCCCTGCTGGTGATGGGCTGGATGAGCGGGTCGCTGGTGAAAGTCGGCCTGGTATTATGCGCGCTTTATGCGCTTACCGTGGTGCTGATGCTGGCGTTCCAGCGCCACCACGACGGTCTCTGGCGCGAGGTGGGGGATTTCCTCGAAGAGCTGACCACCACCTGGTATTTTGGCGCGGCGCTGATTGCGCTCTGGCTGCTCTCCCGCGTCCTGCATAACAACCTGCTGCTGGCGCTCGCGGGTGTGGTGATCCTGGCCGGGCCGGCGCTGCTTTCACTGCTCGCCAAAGAGCGCAAGCGCGATTCAGCCAATTTTTCGTCGAAACATGGCATACGCCGCTAA
- a CDS encoding endonuclease/exonuclease/phosphatase family protein, with the protein MADNTQRFSFNVLTINTHKGFTAFNRRFILPELRDAVRTVSADIVCLQEVMGAHEVHPLHVENWPDTTHYEFLADTMWSDYAYGRNAVYPEGHHGNAVLSRYPIEHYENRDVSVPGTEKRGVLHCRITPPGFPKAIHVICVHLGLKEAHRQAQLTMLAELVNSLPEGEPVVVAGDFNDWRQQANRILRNKAGLDEVFTRAHGRPARTFPVSFPLLRLDRIYVKNASASAPTALPLRNWRHLSDHAPLAVEIHL; encoded by the coding sequence ATGGCAGATAACACACAGCGATTTTCATTTAACGTTTTAACGATTAATACCCACAAAGGTTTTACCGCTTTTAACCGACGCTTTATTTTGCCGGAACTGCGCGACGCGGTGCGTACGGTGTCGGCGGATATTGTCTGCCTGCAGGAAGTGATGGGCGCGCACGAAGTCCACCCGCTGCATGTGGAGAACTGGCCGGACACCACGCATTACGAATTTCTGGCCGATACCATGTGGAGCGACTACGCCTACGGGCGCAACGCCGTTTACCCGGAAGGTCATCACGGCAACGCCGTGCTGTCGCGCTACCCGATTGAACATTACGAAAACCGCGACGTTTCGGTGCCCGGCACCGAAAAGCGCGGCGTGCTGCACTGCCGTATTACCCCGCCCGGCTTTCCGAAAGCGATTCATGTGATTTGCGTTCATCTGGGGCTGAAAGAGGCGCATCGCCAGGCGCAGCTCACGATGCTGGCCGAACTGGTCAACAGCCTGCCGGAAGGCGAGCCGGTGGTCGTGGCGGGCGATTTTAACGACTGGCGTCAGCAGGCGAACCGTATTCTGCGTAACAAGGCCGGGCTTGATGAGGTGTTTACCCGCGCCCACGGCCGCCCGGCGCGCACGTTTCCGGTGAGCTTCCCATTGCTGCGCCTTGACCGAATCTATGTGAAAAACGCCTCGGCGAGCGCGCCGACCGCGCTGCCGCTGCGTAACTGGCGCCATCTTTCCGACCATGCCCCGCTGGCAGTGGAGATCCATCTATGA
- a CDS encoding Bax inhibitor-1/YccA family protein → MDRFPRSNESIVQPRAGLQTFMAQVYGWMTCGLLLTAFVAWYSANNENLMMYIFSSRFVFFGLIIAQLALVFVLSGLVHKLSPAVATALFMLYSALTGLTLSSIFLVYTYASIASTFVVTAGMFGVMSLYGYTTKRDLSGWGNILFMALIGLIIASLVNFWLKSTALMWAVTYIGVIVFVGLTAYDTQKLKALGEQIDVNDHGNLRKYSILGALTLYLDFINLFLMLLRIFGNRR, encoded by the coding sequence ATGGATCGATTCCCACGCTCAAATGAAAGCATTGTGCAGCCGCGCGCCGGGCTGCAAACGTTTATGGCTCAGGTGTATGGCTGGATGACCTGCGGTCTGTTGCTGACCGCCTTTGTCGCCTGGTATTCGGCCAATAACGAAAACCTGATGATGTATATCTTCTCCAGCCGGTTTGTGTTCTTCGGGCTTATCATCGCCCAGCTCGCGCTGGTGTTTGTTCTCTCAGGGCTTGTGCATAAGCTCAGCCCGGCGGTCGCCACCGCGCTCTTTATGCTCTATTCGGCGCTGACGGGGCTTACGCTCTCATCTATTTTTCTGGTCTATACCTACGCGTCCATCGCCAGCACGTTTGTGGTGACGGCGGGGATGTTCGGCGTGATGAGCCTGTATGGCTATACGACCAAACGCGATCTCAGCGGCTGGGGCAATATCCTGTTTATGGCGCTGATTGGGCTGATTATCGCGTCACTGGTGAACTTCTGGCTGAAAAGCACTGCGCTGATGTGGGCGGTGACGTATATCGGCGTTATCGTGTTTGTGGGCCTGACGGCGTATGACACGCAGAAGCTGAAAGCGCTGGGCGAGCAGATTGATGTGAACGACCACGGAAACCTGCGCAAATATTCGATTCTCGGCGCGCTGACGCTGTATCTCGATTTCATCAACCTGTTCCTGATGCTGCTGCGGATTTTCGGCAACCGCCGCTAA
- a CDS encoding ABC transporter permease has protein sequence MWHRLWTLIRKELQSLLREPQTRAILILPVVLQVLLFPFAATLEVTNATIAIYNQDKGAHAVELTQRFARASAFSHVTLLNSEQAIRPTIDAQKALLAINFPPDFSRKLARGEPAPLQILLDGRNSNSAQIAANYLQQIVKDYQQELLAGRAKPNNSELIVRNWYNPNLDYKWFVVPSLIAMITTIGVMIVTSLSVAREREQGTLDQLLVSPLATWQIFIGKAVPALIVATFQATIVLAIGIWGYQIPFAGSLVLFYFTMVIYGLSLVGFGLLISALCSTQQQAFIGVFVFMMPAILLSGYVSPVENMPVWLQNLTWINPIRHFTDITKAIYLKDASLDIIWHSVWPLIVITATTGLAAYAMFRRKIG, from the coding sequence ATGTGGCACCGCTTATGGACGCTTATCCGCAAAGAGTTGCAGTCGCTGCTGCGCGAGCCGCAGACGCGCGCGATTCTGATCCTGCCTGTCGTCTTGCAGGTGTTGCTGTTTCCGTTCGCGGCGACGCTTGAGGTGACCAACGCCACCATCGCCATCTATAACCAGGATAAGGGCGCGCACGCGGTGGAGTTGACCCAGCGCTTCGCCCGCGCCAGCGCATTTAGTCACGTGACGTTGCTTAACAGCGAACAGGCGATCCGCCCCACGATTGATGCGCAGAAGGCGTTGCTGGCGATCAACTTTCCACCCGATTTCTCCCGCAAGCTGGCGCGCGGCGAACCCGCACCGCTGCAAATTCTGCTCGACGGGCGCAACTCCAACAGCGCGCAAATCGCGGCTAATTACCTTCAGCAGATCGTCAAAGATTATCAGCAGGAGCTACTCGCAGGCCGCGCGAAGCCCAACAACAGCGAGCTGATTGTGCGTAACTGGTATAACCCGAATCTTGACTACAAATGGTTTGTGGTGCCGTCGCTGATTGCGATGATTACCACTATCGGCGTGATGATTGTGACGTCACTTTCGGTGGCCCGCGAGCGCGAACAGGGCACGCTCGATCAGCTGTTAGTCTCACCGCTTGCCACCTGGCAGATTTTCATCGGTAAAGCGGTGCCGGCGCTGATTGTCGCCACTTTCCAGGCGACAATCGTGCTGGCGATTGGTATCTGGGGCTATCAGATCCCGTTCGCCGGGTCGCTTGTGCTCTTTTATTTCACGATGGTGATTTACGGGCTGTCGCTGGTGGGATTCGGGCTTTTGATTTCGGCGCTCTGCTCGACCCAGCAGCAGGCGTTTATCGGGGTGTTTGTCTTTATGATGCCCGCGATTTTACTCTCGGGCTATGTCTCGCCGGTGGAGAATATGCCGGTCTGGCTGCAAAACCTGACGTGGATTAACCCGATCCGGCACTTTACCGATATTACGAAGGCGATTTATCTCAAGGATGCCAGTCTCGATATCATCTGGCATAGCGTGTGGCCGCTAATAGTGATTACGGCCACGACAGGGTTAGCGGCGTATGCCATGTTTCGACGAAAAATTGGCTGA
- the moaB gene encoding molybdenum cofactor biosynthesis protein B: MSQVSAEFVPARVAILTVSSRRGEEDDTSGHFLRDAAHEAGHQVVDKAIVKENRYAIRAEVSRWIASDDVQVVLINGGTGFTAGDQVPEALQPLFDREIAGFGEMFRMLSFEEIGTAMMQSRAVAGMANDTLIFAMPGSTRACRTAWENIIAPQLDARTRPCNFHPHLKK, from the coding sequence ATGAGTCAGGTTAGCGCAGAGTTTGTGCCGGCGCGCGTCGCCATTCTTACGGTGTCCAGCCGTCGCGGGGAAGAGGACGATACCTCCGGCCATTTTTTGAGAGACGCCGCTCACGAAGCGGGCCATCAGGTCGTGGATAAAGCTATCGTCAAAGAGAACCGTTACGCCATTCGCGCGGAAGTCTCCCGCTGGATTGCGAGCGACGACGTACAGGTGGTGTTGATTAACGGCGGTACCGGTTTTACCGCGGGCGATCAGGTGCCGGAGGCGCTACAGCCGCTGTTCGATCGCGAAATCGCGGGCTTTGGCGAAATGTTCCGTATGCTCTCGTTTGAAGAGATTGGCACCGCGATGATGCAGTCGCGCGCGGTGGCGGGGATGGCCAACGACACCCTGATTTTCGCAATGCCGGGCTCGACGCGCGCCTGCCGCACCGCCTGGGAAAACATCATTGCGCCGCAGCTCGACGCCCGCACGCGCCCCTGTAATTTTCATCCCCATCTGAAGAAATAA
- a CDS encoding lysylphosphatidylglycerol synthase transmembrane domain-containing protein has protein sequence MAKSHPKWRIAKKILTWVFFIAVVVLIVMYAQKVDWEEVWKVIKNYDRTALLISVALVIVSYLLYGCYDLLGRAYCGHKLAKRQVMLVSFVCYAFNLTLSTWVGGVGMRYRLYSRLGLPGSTITRIFSLSITTNWLGYILLGGVIFTFGVVKLPAHWYIDEMTLRIIGIALLAVIAVYMWFCAFAKRRHVTIKGQKLVLPSWKFAIAQMVISSANWMAMGAIIWLLLGQEINYFFVLGVLLVSSIAGVIIHIPAGIGVLEAVFIALLGGEHVSHGAIIAALLAYRMLYFFAPLLLAIVIYLVLESRAKKLRAKNEQKLAKAQGGDSVREEDGEPSLSLAKEK, from the coding sequence ATGGCGAAATCGCATCCGAAGTGGCGCATCGCGAAGAAAATCCTCACGTGGGTGTTCTTTATCGCCGTCGTCGTGCTGATTGTGATGTATGCGCAAAAAGTCGACTGGGAAGAAGTGTGGAAGGTCATTAAGAATTACGACCGCACCGCCCTGCTTATTTCGGTGGCGCTGGTGATTGTCAGTTATCTGCTTTACGGCTGCTACGATTTGCTGGGCCGCGCCTATTGCGGGCATAAGCTTGCCAAACGGCAGGTGATGCTGGTCTCGTTCGTCTGCTACGCGTTTAACCTGACGCTCAGCACCTGGGTGGGCGGCGTGGGGATGCGCTACCGGCTTTACTCACGCCTGGGGCTGCCGGGGAGCACCATCACGCGCATTTTCTCGCTGAGTATTACGACCAACTGGCTCGGTTATATCCTGCTCGGCGGCGTGATTTTCACCTTTGGCGTGGTGAAGCTGCCTGCGCACTGGTATATCGACGAGATGACGCTGCGCATTATCGGCATCGCGCTGCTCGCCGTGATCGCGGTCTATATGTGGTTTTGCGCGTTCGCGAAGCGCCGCCATGTGACGATCAAAGGCCAGAAGCTGGTGTTGCCGTCATGGAAGTTTGCTATCGCGCAGATGGTGATTTCCAGCGCCAACTGGATGGCGATGGGCGCGATTATCTGGCTGTTGCTGGGCCAGGAAATTAACTATTTCTTCGTGCTGGGCGTGCTGCTGGTGAGCAGTATCGCCGGGGTGATTATTCATATTCCGGCGGGCATCGGCGTGCTGGAGGCGGTGTTTATCGCACTGCTTGGCGGCGAGCATGTGAGCCATGGCGCGATTATCGCGGCGCTGCTCGCCTACCGTATGCTCTATTTCTTCGCTCCGCTGCTGCTGGCTATCGTTATCTATCTGGTGCTTGAGAGCCGCGCGAAGAAGCTGCGCGCCAAAAACGAGCAAAAGCTCGCGAAGGCACAGGGCGGTGATAGCGTGCGTGAGGAGGATGGAGAGCCTTCGCTCAGTCTCGCGAAGGAGAAGTGA
- the yvcK gene encoding uridine diphosphate-N-acetylglucosamine-binding protein YvcK, protein MRNRTFADLDRVVALGGGHGLGRVMSSLSSLGSRLTGIVTTTDNGGSTGRIRRSEGGIAWGDMRNCLNQLITEPSVASAMFEYRFGGNGELSGHNLGNLMLKALDHLSVRPLEAINLIRNLLKVDAFLIPMSEQPVDLMAIDRDDNEVYGEVNIDLLSHPPKELMLYPAVQATREAVEAIAEADLIVIGPGSFYTSLMPLLLLDDLAKALRRTPAPMVYIGNLGRELSPAAAALRLEEKLALMEAHIGKRVVDAVVVGPKVDVSGAQDRIVIQEPLEASDIPYRHDRHLLRAALEKAIQALG, encoded by the coding sequence ATGCGCAATCGCACGTTTGCGGATCTCGACCGGGTGGTGGCGCTCGGCGGCGGTCACGGTTTAGGACGCGTTATGTCCTCGCTCTCTTCTCTGGGTTCGCGCCTCACAGGCATTGTCACGACGACCGATAACGGCGGCTCGACGGGCCGTATTCGTCGCTCGGAAGGCGGCATCGCCTGGGGCGATATGCGCAACTGTCTTAACCAGTTAATTACTGAACCGAGCGTCGCGTCGGCGATGTTTGAGTACCGTTTTGGGGGTAATGGGGAACTTTCGGGGCATAACCTCGGAAATCTCATGTTAAAGGCGCTGGATCACCTGAGCGTGCGGCCTTTAGAGGCGATCAATCTTATTCGTAATCTGCTTAAAGTGGACGCGTTCCTGATCCCGATGTCTGAGCAACCGGTCGATCTGATGGCTATCGATCGCGACGATAACGAAGTGTATGGCGAAGTAAATATCGATTTGCTGAGCCATCCGCCGAAAGAGCTGATGCTCTACCCTGCCGTGCAGGCGACGCGCGAGGCCGTTGAAGCGATTGCCGAAGCCGATTTAATCGTGATTGGCCCCGGCAGTTTTTATACCAGCCTGATGCCGCTGCTGCTGCTTGACGATCTCGCCAAAGCGCTGCGCCGCACGCCTGCGCCGATGGTTTACATCGGCAATTTAGGCCGCGAGTTAAGCCCGGCCGCTGCTGCGCTCAGGCTTGAAGAGAAGCTGGCGCTGATGGAAGCGCATATTGGTAAACGCGTGGTGGATGCCGTGGTCGTTGGCCCGAAGGTGGACGTGAGCGGCGCGCAGGACAGAATCGTGATTCAGGAGCCGCTGGAAGCGAGTGATATTCCTTACCGCCACGACCGCCACCTGTTGCGCGCAGCGCTGGAAAAGGCGATTCAGGCGCTGGGGTAA
- the moaA gene encoding GTP 3',8-cyclase MoaA: protein MASQLTDAFARKFYYLRLSVTDVCNFRCTYCLPDGYKPAGVTNKGFLSLDEIRRVTRAFANLGTEKVRLTGGEPSLRRDFCDIIAAVRENPSIRQIAVTTNGYRLARDVAQWREAGLTAVNVSVDSLDARQFHAITGQDKFRQVMAGIDAAFDAGFEKVKVNTVLMRDVNHHQLDTFLNWIQSRPIQLRFIELMETGEGSDLFRKHHISGATIRDELLKRGWIHQLRSRADGPAQVFCHPDYQGEIGLIMPYEKDFCASCNRLRVSSVGKLHLCLFGDGGVDLRDLLAEEGQQAALMARIETALLGKKQTHFLHQGNTGITQNLSYIGG from the coding sequence ATGGCTTCTCAACTTACCGATGCGTTTGCGCGTAAGTTCTATTACTTGCGCCTGTCAGTGACTGACGTCTGCAACTTTCGTTGCACCTATTGCCTGCCGGATGGCTACAAGCCCGCAGGCGTCACCAACAAAGGTTTCCTCTCGCTCGACGAAATTCGTCGCGTGACGCGCGCGTTCGCGAATCTCGGCACGGAAAAAGTGCGCCTGACCGGCGGCGAACCCTCGCTGCGCCGCGATTTTTGCGACATCATCGCCGCCGTGCGTGAAAACCCCTCTATTCGCCAGATTGCGGTGACAACCAACGGCTATCGCCTGGCGCGCGATGTCGCCCAGTGGCGCGAGGCCGGGCTGACGGCGGTGAATGTCAGTGTCGACAGTCTCGACGCCCGCCAGTTTCACGCGATCACCGGCCAGGACAAATTCCGCCAGGTGATGGCGGGCATCGACGCCGCCTTTGACGCGGGCTTTGAAAAAGTGAAGGTTAACACCGTGCTGATGCGCGACGTGAACCATCACCAGCTCGACACCTTCCTCAACTGGATCCAGTCCCGCCCCATCCAGCTACGCTTTATTGAACTGATGGAAACCGGCGAGGGGAGCGATCTCTTTCGCAAGCACCATATTTCTGGCGCGACGATCCGCGACGAACTGCTTAAGCGCGGCTGGATCCATCAGTTGCGCAGCCGCGCCGACGGCCCGGCGCAGGTCTTCTGCCACCCCGATTATCAGGGCGAAATCGGCCTTATCATGCCGTATGAGAAAGATTTCTGCGCGAGCTGCAACCGCCTGCGCGTGTCGTCGGTCGGTAAGCTGCACCTGTGCCTGTTTGGCGATGGCGGCGTGGATCTTCGCGATCTGCTGGCCGAAGAGGGGCAGCAGGCGGCGCTGATGGCGCGTATCGAAACGGCGTTGCTCGGCAAAAAGCAGACGCATTTCCTGCATCAGGGCAACACCGGCATCACCCAGAATCTGTCCTATATCGGCGGCTGA